The following are from one region of the Streptomyces decoyicus genome:
- the hppD gene encoding 4-hydroxyphenylpyruvate dioxygenase: protein MADTTMHTQPTHPGATRQADPFPVKGMDAVVFAVGNAKQAAHYYSTAFGMQRVAYSGPENGSRETASYVLESGGARFVFTSVIKPTTEWGHFLADHVAAHGDGVIDLALEVPDARAAYEHAVAHGATGLEKPYELTDEHGTIVLAAIATYGKTRHTLVERSGYHGPYLPGFVAAEPLVETGPRRFQAIDHCVGNVELGKMNEWVAFYNKVMGFTNMKEFVGDDIATEYSALMSKVVADGTLKVKFPINEPAIAKKKSQIDEYLEFYGGPGVQHIALATNDIVASVRAMRAAGVEFLSTPDSYYDTLGEWAGETRVPVETLRELKILVDRDEDGYLLQIFTKPVQDRPTVFFEMIERHGSMGFGKGNFKALFEAIEREQERRGNL, encoded by the coding sequence ATGGCAGACACCACGATGCACACCCAGCCCACCCACCCCGGCGCGACCCGGCAGGCGGACCCCTTCCCGGTCAAGGGGATGGACGCGGTCGTCTTCGCCGTCGGGAATGCCAAGCAGGCCGCGCACTATTACTCGACCGCCTTCGGTATGCAGCGCGTCGCCTACTCCGGTCCGGAGAACGGCAGCCGCGAGACCGCGAGCTATGTGCTCGAATCCGGCGGCGCCCGGTTCGTGTTCACCTCGGTCATCAAGCCCACTACCGAGTGGGGCCACTTCCTCGCCGACCATGTCGCGGCCCACGGCGACGGTGTCATCGACCTCGCCCTGGAGGTCCCGGACGCCCGCGCCGCCTACGAGCACGCCGTCGCCCACGGCGCCACCGGCCTGGAGAAGCCCTACGAGCTCACCGACGAGCACGGCACCATCGTGCTGGCGGCCATCGCCACGTACGGCAAGACCCGGCACACCCTCGTCGAGCGCTCCGGTTACCACGGCCCCTACCTGCCCGGCTTCGTCGCCGCCGAGCCGCTGGTGGAGACCGGCCCGCGGCGCTTCCAGGCCATCGACCACTGCGTCGGCAACGTCGAACTCGGCAAGATGAACGAGTGGGTGGCCTTCTACAACAAGGTCATGGGCTTCACCAACATGAAGGAGTTCGTGGGCGACGACATCGCCACCGAATACAGCGCGCTGATGTCGAAGGTCGTCGCCGACGGCACCCTCAAGGTGAAGTTCCCGATCAACGAGCCCGCGATCGCGAAGAAGAAGTCGCAGATCGACGAGTACCTGGAGTTCTACGGCGGCCCCGGCGTCCAGCACATCGCGCTGGCCACCAACGACATCGTCGCCAGCGTCCGGGCGATGCGCGCCGCCGGCGTGGAGTTCCTGAGCACCCCCGACTCCTATTACGACACCCTCGGTGAGTGGGCCGGCGAGACCCGGGTGCCCGTGGAGACGCTCCGCGAGCTGAAGATCCTGGTCGACCGCGACGAGGACGGCTATCTGCTCCAGATCTTCACCAAGCCGGTCCAGGACCGGCCGACCGTGTTCTTCGAAATGATCGAGCGGCACGGCTCCATGGGCTTCGGCAAGGGCAACTTCAAGGCCCTCTTCGAGGCGATCGAGCGGGAGCAGGAGCGCCGCGGCAACCTCTGA
- a CDS encoding Lrp/AsnC family transcriptional regulator, translating to MAIDHLDGALLELLAEEPRIGVLEASRRLGVARGTVQARLDRLQSNGVIRGFGPDVDPAALGYPVTAFATLEIKQGQGNDVRAHLTTVPEVLELHTTTGHGDMLCRLVARSNADLQRVIDRVVGFDGIVRASTAIVMENPVPLRIVPLVKQASGD from the coding sequence ATGGCGATCGATCATTTGGACGGAGCCCTGCTGGAACTGCTCGCCGAGGAGCCGCGGATCGGCGTCCTGGAGGCGTCCCGCCGGCTGGGGGTGGCCCGCGGGACGGTCCAGGCCAGGCTCGACCGGCTTCAGTCGAATGGAGTGATCCGGGGATTCGGACCGGATGTGGACCCGGCGGCGCTCGGCTATCCCGTGACCGCTTTCGCGACACTTGAGATCAAACAGGGGCAAGGCAATGACGTACGCGCCCACTTGACGACCGTTCCCGAGGTGTTGGAGCTGCATACAACGACGGGACATGGGGACATGCTCTGCAGGCTTGTCGCCCGGTCCAACGCCGATCTACAGCGTGTGATCGACCGGGTTGTGGGCTTTGATGGCATCGTGCGGGCATCGACGGCAATCGTCATGGAAAATCCGGTTCCGTTGCGGATCGTCCCGCTGGTGAAACAGGCATCGGGAGACTGA
- a CDS encoding ABC transporter permease translates to MSFWEYVGTRHAQLLTDTYQHASAVFQCMVLATVLGVLIGVLTYRSEWAGNLATTSTATILTIPSLALIGLLIPIVGLGVPPTVIALTLYGLLPVVRNAIVGLRGVDPDLVDAARGIGMSRTSQLLRVELPLAWPPILTGIRVATQMLMGIAAIAAFASGPGLGNEIFRGIASLGSANSLNQVLSGTVGIAILALLFDAAYVLIGRLTISRGIRA, encoded by the coding sequence GTGAGCTTCTGGGAGTACGTCGGCACCCGGCACGCCCAGCTGCTGACCGATACGTATCAGCACGCCAGCGCGGTCTTCCAGTGCATGGTGCTCGCCACCGTGCTGGGGGTCCTCATCGGCGTGCTGACCTATCGCAGCGAATGGGCGGGCAATCTCGCCACCACCTCGACCGCGACCATTCTGACCATCCCCTCCCTGGCCCTGATCGGTCTGCTGATCCCGATCGTCGGCCTGGGCGTCCCCCCGACGGTGATCGCGCTGACCCTGTACGGGCTGCTGCCGGTGGTCCGCAACGCCATCGTCGGACTGCGCGGGGTGGACCCGGACCTGGTCGACGCGGCCAGGGGCATCGGGATGTCCCGCACCTCCCAGCTCCTGCGCGTCGAACTCCCGCTGGCCTGGCCGCCGATCCTCACCGGCATCCGGGTCGCCACCCAGATGCTGATGGGCATCGCCGCCATCGCCGCCTTCGCCTCCGGCCCCGGCCTGGGCAACGAGATCTTCCGCGGGATCGCCTCGCTGGGCAGCGCCAACTCCCTCAACCAGGTGCTCTCCGGCACCGTCGGGATCGCCATCCTCGCTCTTCTCTTCGACGCCGCATACGTCCTGATCGGACGCCTGACCATCTCCAGGGGGATCCGTGCCTGA
- a CDS encoding betaine/proline/choline family ABC transporter ATP-binding protein (Members of the family are the ATP-binding subunit of ABC transporters for substrates such as betaine, L-proline or other amino acids, choline, carnitine, etc. The substrate specificity is best determined from the substrate-binding subunit, rather than this subunit, as it interacts with the permease subunit and not with substrate directly.), translating into MPETPENAATTGARIHLENLTKLYPGNPVPAVDNVDMEIKAGEIVILVGPSGCGKSTTLKMINRLIEPTSGRIRIGDEDVTDMDPVKLRRTIGYAIQASGLFPHMTVAQNIALVPKMIGWSKSKIKNRVEEMLDLVGLDPGEFHGRYPRQLSGGQQQRVGVARALAADPPVLLMDEPFGAVDPITRDHLQDELIRLQHELHKTICFVTHDFDEAIKLGDRIAVLRERSHIAQFDTPEAILTNPADDFVSGFVGAGAALKRLNLTRVRDVGVVDFPTARIDDPLESIFELMRSGSHNEMLLLDRNGRPYKWLRRGDLSRAKGSLARAGAPVQHSVSRDATLRDALEAVLTDSAGRVAVTGRRGEYIGVVDMETLMNNVQELLEADHLEAVEHQHQLQEQRARQTHLAQEGVDGADGGQGVKA; encoded by the coding sequence GTGCCTGAGACGCCAGAGAACGCCGCCACCACCGGGGCGAGGATCCATCTGGAGAACCTGACGAAGCTCTACCCGGGGAACCCCGTCCCCGCGGTGGACAACGTCGACATGGAGATCAAGGCCGGCGAGATCGTGATCCTCGTGGGGCCCTCGGGCTGTGGCAAGTCCACCACCCTGAAAATGATCAACCGGCTGATCGAGCCGACCTCCGGACGGATCCGGATCGGCGACGAGGACGTCACCGACATGGACCCCGTCAAGCTGCGCCGCACGATCGGCTACGCCATCCAGGCCTCAGGCCTCTTCCCGCACATGACGGTCGCGCAGAACATCGCGCTGGTCCCGAAGATGATCGGCTGGTCCAAGTCGAAGATCAAGAACCGGGTCGAGGAGATGCTCGACCTGGTCGGCCTGGACCCCGGCGAATTCCACGGCCGCTATCCCCGCCAGCTCTCCGGCGGTCAGCAGCAGCGCGTCGGCGTGGCCCGCGCCCTCGCCGCCGACCCGCCCGTCCTGCTGATGGACGAGCCGTTCGGCGCCGTCGACCCGATCACCCGCGACCACCTCCAGGACGAGCTGATCCGCCTCCAGCACGAGCTGCACAAGACCATCTGCTTCGTCACCCATGACTTCGACGAGGCCATCAAGCTCGGCGACCGCATCGCGGTGCTCCGCGAGCGCTCGCACATCGCCCAGTTCGACACCCCCGAAGCCATCCTCACCAACCCCGCCGACGACTTCGTCTCCGGCTTCGTGGGCGCGGGGGCGGCGCTCAAGCGGCTGAACCTCACCCGCGTACGCGACGTGGGCGTGGTCGACTTCCCCACCGCCAGGATCGACGACCCGCTGGAGTCCATCTTCGAGCTGATGCGCTCCGGCTCGCACAACGAAATGCTGCTACTGGACCGCAACGGCCGGCCCTACAAATGGCTGCGCCGGGGCGATCTGTCCCGCGCCAAGGGGTCGCTGGCGCGGGCCGGGGCCCCGGTGCAGCACAGCGTGAGCCGGGACGCGACACTGCGCGACGCGCTGGAGGCAGTGCTCACCGACAGCGCGGGCCGGGTCGCGGTCACCGGGCGGCGCGGCGAGTACATCGGCGTGGTCGACATGGAGACGCTGATGAACAACGTCCAGGAGCTGCTGGAGGCGGACCACCTCGAAGCCGTCGAGCACCAGCACCAGCTCCAGGAGCAGCGCGCCCGTCAGACACATCTGGCGCAGGAGGGCGTGGACGGCGCGGACGGCGGCCAGGGGGTCAAGGCATGA
- a CDS encoding ABC transporter permease yields the protein MSPRGEDSPHRDGRRPSDHEALAFRDDVEMEERELASGEAPTPSAPSARRRISWQKWTFMPVFLVAALLATWLWFRGARLDSIAHQAVDNGKVWIALRQHIQLTVISTFFVLIIAIPLGIALTRSKLRRATPVAMAFANLGQAIPALGLLILLVIWLGIGARSAIVGMVIYAVLPVLANTIAGLRGIDPTLTESARGIGMSPTLVLTKVELPLAVPLILAGVRTALVLNVGTATLATFGGGGGLGDLISAGIVTQRMPVLILGSVLTVALALLVEWLASLAELLLRPRGLEATT from the coding sequence ATGAGCCCACGCGGCGAGGACAGCCCGCACCGGGACGGGCGGCGCCCGAGCGACCACGAGGCCCTGGCCTTCCGTGACGACGTCGAGATGGAGGAACGGGAGCTGGCGTCCGGTGAGGCGCCCACCCCGTCGGCGCCGTCCGCCCGGCGCCGGATCAGCTGGCAGAAGTGGACCTTCATGCCGGTCTTTCTGGTGGCCGCGCTGCTCGCCACCTGGCTGTGGTTCCGCGGCGCCCGTCTGGACTCCATCGCCCACCAGGCGGTGGACAACGGCAAGGTGTGGATCGCGCTGCGGCAGCACATCCAGCTCACCGTGATCTCCACCTTCTTCGTACTGATCATCGCGATCCCGCTGGGCATCGCGCTGACCCGGTCCAAACTGCGCCGGGCCACCCCGGTCGCCATGGCCTTCGCCAACCTCGGGCAGGCCATCCCGGCCCTGGGTCTGCTGATCCTGCTGGTCATCTGGCTGGGCATCGGAGCCCGTTCGGCGATCGTCGGCATGGTCATCTACGCCGTGCTGCCGGTCCTCGCCAACACCATCGCCGGCCTGCGCGGCATCGACCCGACGCTGACCGAGTCCGCCCGCGGCATCGGCATGTCCCCCACCCTCGTGCTGACCAAGGTGGAACTCCCGCTGGCCGTACCGCTGATCCTGGCCGGCGTCCGCACCGCGCTGGTGCTGAACGTCGGCACCGCGACCCTGGCGACCTTCGGCGGGGGCGGCGGCCTCGGTGACCTGATCTCGGCGGGCATCGTCACCCAGCGCATGCCGGTCCTGATCCTCGGTTCGGTGCTCACCGTGGCGCTGGCCCTGCTGGTCGAATGGCTGGCGTCTCTGGCCGAACTGCTGCTGCGGCCGCGCGGACTGGAGGCGACGACATGA